The following proteins are co-located in the Vigna angularis cultivar LongXiaoDou No.4 chromosome 2, ASM1680809v1, whole genome shotgun sequence genome:
- the LOC108322424 gene encoding transcription factor RAX2: MGRAPCCDKANVKKGPWSPEEDAKLKDYIDQHGTGGNWIALPQKVGLKRCGKSCRLRWLNYLRPNIKHGQFSVEEDKIICSLFASIGSRWSIIASQLPGRTDNDIKNYWNTKLKKKMTAMNPSPQKKPLQMTLLSILESSTPLSFRDNSSNNNNSYYHPHGSFTGVGSFSYSSCLLSGNNSSASADSFFQAQESFMDPTQKGQFKGSSSSGMLVFGGEATATSCSSSDASCNNQIRQIMEPEFGEASFVEQIGVADNPLYIGVENTTNKLMMFSSGGSASVSGWTDKQNGLWEQNPLDYSLEEIKQLISTNNSFNNFLFDDKKTEERFTYY; this comes from the exons ATGGGTAGAGCTCCTTGCTGTGACAAGGCAAATGTAAAGAAAGGACCATGGTCACCAGAAGAAGATGCAAAGCTAAAGGACTACATAGACCAACATGGCACCGGAGGGAATTGGATTGCCCTCCCCCAAAAAGTTG GTTTGAAAAGATGTGGCAAGAGCTGTCGATTAAGGTGGCTTAATTATCTTAGACCCAACATCAAGCATGGTCAATTTTCTGttgaagaagataaaataatctGTAGCCTCTTTGCTAGCATTGGAAGCAG GTGGTCCATAATAGCATCTCAGCTGCCAGGGAGGACTGACAATGATATCAAGAACTACTGGAACACCAAGCTTAAGAAGAAAATGACGGCCATGAATCCTTCTCCCCAGAAGAAGCCTCTTCAAATGACCCTTTTATCCATCCTTGAAAGCTCAACACCATTGTCATTCAGAGacaacagcagcaacaacaacaactcatACTACCATCCCCACGGTTCTTTCACAGGCGTCGGCTCCTTTTCCTACTCTTCGTGTCTTCTGAGTGGAAACAACTCTTCCGCTTCTGCTGATTCCTTCTTTCAAGCACAAGAGAGTTTCATGGACCCCACCCAGAAGGGCCAATTCAAAGGTAGCAGCAGCAGTGGCATGCTTGTGTTCGGTGGTGAAGCCACAGCCACCAGTTGCAGCTCTTCTGATGCGAGCTGCAACAACCAGATCAGACAAATCATGGAGCCAGAATTTGGCGAGGCGAGCTTTGTGGAGCAGATAGGTGTTGCTGATAATCCCCTCTACATTGGGGTGGAAAATACTACTAACAAGTTGATGATGTTCTCCAGTGGTGGCAGTGCTAGTGTCAGTGGGTGGACAGACAAACAAAATGGATTGTGGGAACAAAATCCGTTGGATTATAGTCTAGAGGAAATTAAACAGCTAATTAGCACTAATAACagttttaacaactttttgttTGATGATAAGAAGACAGAAGAAAGGTTCACGTATTACTGA
- the LOC108322463 gene encoding S-adenosylmethionine synthase 3, producing the protein METFLFTSESVNEGHPDKLCDQVSDAILDACLEQDPDSKVACETCTKTNMVMVFGEITTKANVNYEKIVRDTCRGIGFVSADVGLDADNCKVLVNIEQQSPDIAQGVHGHLTKKPEEIGAGDQGHMFGYATDETPELMPLTHVLATKLGAKLTEVRKNKTCPWLRPDGKTQVTVEYKNDNGAMVPIRVHTVLISTQHDETVTNEQIAEDLKEKVIKPVISAKYIDDKTIFHLNPSGRFVIGGPHGDAGLTGRKIIIDTYGGWGAHGGGAFSGKDPTKVDRSGAYIVRQAAKSVVASGLARRCIVQVSYAIGVPEPLSVFVDTYKTGKIPDKDILALIKEKFDFRPGMIAINLDLMRGGNCRYQKTAAYGHFGRDDPDFTWETVKILKPNA; encoded by the coding sequence ATGGAAACTTTCCTCTTCACCTCAGAATCCGTTAACGAAGGGCATCCGGACAAGTTGTGTGACCAGGTTTCAGATGCCATCCTGGATGCATGCTTGGAGCAAGACCCAGACAGCAAGGTGGCGTGTGAAACCTGTACAAAAACTAACATGGTTATGGTGTTTGGTGAGATAACAACCAAGGCCAATGTGAACTACGAGAAAATAGTTCGAGATACTTGCAGAGGCATTGGGTTCGTGTCGGCGGATGTTGGTCTTGATGCTGACAATTGCAAAGTTCTGGTCAACATTGAGCAGCAGAGTCCTGATATTGCTCAAGGAGTTCATGGTCACTTGACCAAAAAGCCAGAGGAAATTGGTGCTGGTGACCAAGGCCACATGTTTGGTTATGCCACAGACGAAACACCGGAGCTAATGCCACTCACTCATGTGCTTGCTACTAAACTTGGTGCCAAGCTCACTGAAGTGAGAAAGAACAAAACATGTCCCTGGCTGAGGCCAGATGGTAAAACCCAAGTGACAGTTGAGTACAAAAACGATAATGGAGCCATGGTCCCTATCAGGGTCCACACAGTCCTCATCTCAACTCAGCATGATGAAACTGTCACAAATGAGCAAATTGCTGAAGATTTGAAAGAGAAAGTGATCAAACCCGTCATCTCAGCCAAATATATAGATGACAAAACTATCTTCCACCTCAACCCCTCTGGTAGGTTTGTCATTGGTGGACCACATGGAGATGCAGGACTCACTGGAAGGAAGATCATTATAGACACCTATGGCGGTTGGGGTGCTCATGGCGGCGGTGCCTTCTCCGGCAAGGACCCAACCAAGGTTGATAGGAGTGGCGCATACATTGTCAGGCAAGCAGCCAAGAGTGTGGTAGCTTCAGGACTTGCTCGACGTTGTATTGTGCAGGTTTCTTATGCAATTGGAGTCCCAGAGCCCCTTTCAGTGTTTGTGGACACATACAAAACGGGAAAGATTCCAGACAAGGATATCTTGGCTCTGATCAAGGAGAAGTTTGACTTCAGGCCAGGAATGATTGCCATCAATCTTGATCTCATGAGAGGAGGCAACTGCAGGTACCAGAAAACTGCTGCTTATGGGCATTTTGGACGTGATGATCCTGATTTCACTTGGGAGACCGTGAAAATCCTCAAGCCAAATGCATAA